A genomic window from Chrysoperla carnea chromosome 3, inChrCarn1.1, whole genome shotgun sequence includes:
- the LOC123296215 gene encoding cullin-2-like, with product MQVCAKHFKNLSKNVIKTGDIISYLNEVTRKLGEESLRSQKYLDPSSDNKITQIILSEMIENHLPYINKEYFHRILDRACAHIINYKNDPKTICKSAGFLAKYCDNLIKKSAISTEHDEIEFTIKLDRIIIIFRYLDDKDYFHKFYSRLLAKRLIYKQSDMNIEELMINKLKNTIDHLTVNDILSNTAMTFDDIFKRHLNGLLDLKLLLLENNHTEISTDTKLILNLNFSHKRTKLRISPITQKLTVNPQTRIGEGSDLEVCASVEKDRQVYLQAAIVRIMKMHKQLKHNALIEEIFKIKCKAQFSPTINLIKSSIETLIEKAYLSRDEKDPECYNYSA from the exons ATGCAAGTATGTgcgaaacatttcaaaaatctaTCGAAAAACGTAATTAAAACCGGTGATATTATCTCTTATTTAAACGAAGTAACACGTAAATTAGGAGAAGAAAGTTTACGATCGCAAAAATATTTAGATCCTAGTAGCGATAATAAAATCACACAGATTATTTTGTCTGAAATGATTGAAAATCATTTACCTTACATTAATAAagaat aCTTTCATCGAATATTAGATCGCGCATGTGCACAtataattaactataaaaatgatccaaaaacaatttgtaaatcAGCTGGATTTCTTGCAAAATAttgtgataatttaataaagaaatcagCGATTTCAACAGAACATGATGAAATAGAATTTACAATCAAGTtagatagaattattataatattccgATATTTAGATGATAaagattattttcataaattttatagtcGTTTATTAGCGAAACGTTTAATCTACAAACAGAGTGATATGAATATCGAAGAATtaatgataaacaaattaaaaaat ACAATTGATCATTTAACTGTTAACGATATCTTATCGAATACAGCAATGACATTTGacgatatttttaaacgacACTTAAATGGATTACTcgatttaaaactattattacttGAAAATAATCACACAGAAATTTCAActgatacaaaattaattttaaatttaaatttttcacataaacGTACAAAATTACGGATATCACcgataacacaaaaattaacCGTAAATCCACAAACAAGGATTGGAGAAGGATCCGATTTAGAAGTTTGTGCATCGGTTGAAAAAGATCGTCAAGTTTATTTACAAGCGGCTATTGTGCGTATTATGAaaatgcataaacaattaaaacataatGCGTTAATTGAGgaaatatttaagataaaatgtAAAGCACAATTTTCACcgacaattaatttaattaaatcatcaaTTGAGACATTAATTGAAAAAGCTTATTTGTCACGTGATGAAAAAGATCCAGAATGTTATAATTATAGTgcttaa
- the LOC123295404 gene encoding uncharacterized protein LOC123295404 codes for MNIRISLILLIFSIQTLLVELRPSKSLDQPAGDLEWEALLLIHDSNRPKFGKITPKSIFTVRPHSTVMPPCAEGYQSDAMGRCVTKIDQNAHYEFLVQKLNSQNSFDPSDYEDLDEEVDTPTTGPFQINIPIEKSMESDVSNDDTGNFTVVVAPVNDLSMNLTSINNTLNIISLTKELLKNLTTEVKVKPLERNETVLSLLDDFLQNDQPAPTIERETQTVDENTKVPSTSNENKSVENTSQNKSDNFNLNDPETIIILFHALPNSTSSNNRTTVNQDELTSTTESVSTTTEINSTTTTDFDDAKTTTEDIPTSEDDSYESDVSVSTESISSTSETSTFEEFDLIRNTFPHNGDFKNQFFHLRWNDSSDNAKTKNLTSPEETTVVDQQPEKEIVKINFPIPTLSSSLIPPAILENQQLVKTPEYNHRSRDRNIFWYNPIYSSQSPETTSERINSKYYSTNSHLNPYRRIFRKTLQDNDRLFNTRRWSNR; via the exons atgaatatacgaatatcattaattttattaattttttctatacaaacATTACTTGTTGAATTGCGACCATCGAAATCATTAGATCAACCTGCCGGCGATTTAGAATGGGaggcattattattaatacatgaTAGTAATCGACCAAAATTTGGTAAGATTACACCCAAGTCAATATTTACGGTACGACCACATAGTACTGTAATGCCACCGTGTGCCGAAGGATATCAATCAGATGCAATGGGTCGATGTGTCACGAAGATTGATCAAAATGCACATTATGAATTTTTGGTGCAGAaattaaattcacaaaattcaTTCGATCCGAGCGATTATGAAGATTTGGATGAGGAGGTTGATACACCAACAACGGGaccttttcaaataaatataccgATTGAGAAGAGTATGGAGAGTGATGTTAGTAATGATGATACTGGAAATTTTACGGTTGTGGTTGCACCTGTAAATG ATTTGTCAATGAATTTAACCAGTATCAACAATACACTAAATATCATCTCGTTAACAaaagaattgttaaaaaatttaacaacagaGGTCAAAGTAAAACCATTAGAACGTAACGAAACAGTGTTATCATTACTCGAcgattttcttcaaaatgatCAACCGGCACCAACCATCGAAAGAGAAACTCAAACTGTTGATGAAAACACTAAAGTTCCTTCTACATCCAACGAAAATAAATCTGTTGAGAATACATCACAAAATAAAagcgataattttaatttaaatgatcctgaaacaattataattttattccacGCACTCCCAAATTCAACATCGTCAAATAATCGTACCACAGTTAATCAAGATGAACTAACTTCAACAACAGAAAGCGTTTCAACGACCACGGAAATtaattcaacaacaacaacggATTTCGACGATGCAAAAACAACTACAGAAGATATACCAACATCAGAAGATGATTCCTATGAAAGTGATGTTTCTGTGAGTACAGAATCAATTTCAAGCACATCAGAAACATCAACATTCGAGGAATTTGATTTAATTCGAAATACGTTTCCACATAATGGGgactttaaaaatcaatttttccatttaCGTTGGAACGACAGTAGTGATAatgccaaaacaaaaaatttaactagtCCAGAAGAAACAACAGTTGTTGATCAACAACCTGAAAAggaaattgttaaaatcaattttccaaTACCAACACTTAGTAGTAGTTTAATTCCACCTGCCATTTTAGAGAATCAACAATTAGTTAAAACACCAGAATATAATCATCGAAGTCGTGATCGAAACATATTCTGGTATAATCCAATATACTCATCTCAAAGTCCAGAAACAACAAGTGAACGAattaatagtaaatattattcaacGAATTCACATTTAAATCCATATCgtcgaatatttcgaaaaacattaCAAGATAACGATCGATTGTTTAACACACGTCGATGGAGTAATAGgtga